The Elaeis guineensis isolate ETL-2024a chromosome 5, EG11, whole genome shotgun sequence DNA segment GGACTAAAGAAGGCAGAAGTTGCTGTTTCCACAAGGAGCAGCCTCCCTCTCCTTCTATAAAGCTCTCCAATGGCAGAGATCAAGCTGTCTTTTGATTGCTCACCACATGTTGTGCTCTTTGAGGGACAGTTCAAATTCCCACTCATGGAATTTCCTCGCTGTTTATGTTTTGGATTGCCATCACTTTGAGTTATTACCCTCATAAAAGCAGTATGACATCTGAAGGAAAATCTGCATcgtgttgaacttgaaagttgttCCTAGAAACCGCGTGATGAGCAAGCCTGACGTCATTTGCACATTCTCAAGGCAAAATGATGATATTGAGAAATAGTTGTAGACATGCAACTGTGGTCACATTGTGATTGGGGGTTTAGTCGCATTCGAGCTTAGCTCAGCTTGTCTACATACTTGCCACGGATAATCCAGTGCATTGCCTAATCTAAGCAGAGCTATGTCGGCTTGAACGCCGGCCTACACTTGGTCTATTGATCAAAGTACTGACTCGTTCCGGATGACCCAAATTCGAGCTAAACTTACAAGTTAGGCCATTTCGAACAAAACCTTGGCAATAAATAGATGAAATATAAAAGGGTCATTTCATTTCATGAGGAAGTTACAAATAAAGAGGAAGTACAAAATGCTTGTGATGAATGAGCTACAAAATAATGCTCGTGATGAATGAGCTACTAATCTATGTCTCTCCTtcctcttcgccttcttcttcctccttgccTCCACCTGAGGATGAGTTGGGAAGGGTGATCGAGTTAATGTCGGCCTTTGGGATCAGACCGGCAACGTTATCCTTGCAGTACCGAAAGCCCTTCCTGAAGGAGTCTCGAGTGGCATAAAGCAACTCGCCACAACTTTTTGGAGCTTGTGAACTTCACGACAGCTTGGCGAGCTGCTTCCTTAGCTTGTGTTGCCCTCTTCTCGGCTTGAATGGCTCTCTCCTCATTTAGAGCAGCCTCGTCTTTGGCTTGAGTGATCTTCTCTTCAATCGAGCAATTTTTTTCTCGGCTTAAGCGAACAGCTCTCTGCTCAACTTAGGCAGCTCTCTTTTTGGACTTGGAGAGCTCCTCTTCAGCTTACGTTGCTCGGCTTTTAGCTTGGGCTAGTTTACTTTTAGCAATTGAAGCATTGTATTTCACCACTTGAAGAGCCCTTTGAAGATGAGCAAACTCTTTTCTTAGTTTGCTTGCTGTCTTCTCATCTTTTTGCATATATTCCTCTAGCCTCTTCTGTGTTTCAACAAGAGCTCTTTTGAAATTGTGCCTCTTCGCTCGAGCGATATGAGTTTGCTCCTTGATGCTCTATAGCATCTTGGGCAATGGCATGATCTCGACCAAGGCTCTCGCTTGCTTGGTCTTGCGAATCTTATGCtttgccatcattgctttctcttAATGGCCAAAATGATGGCTGCTAAAGCATGGATTGTATAAGAGGTCTACAGGATAAAACAATGGAGTCAACCAAGGATGATTAAGGTTTGATGACAACTTCAAAATTACGGTACTCACCTCGACCACAATAGTGTGTGCTGAATCAACGACTTGATCTGTCGTCAAGTTTTGAAGAAACTTCACATCCTCAGGAAGAACCATCCTCTGCACCATTTCACCTATGAGCACAGGAATATCGAGGACAAAGTTTGTGACTCTAAGTCACTATGTTAGCAGAAAGATGCCTGGCTCAGTCCCTCGAGAAGATGGGAGTTGCTGAGAAGATGGTGCACTTGAAGCCACTGGAAGTTTGACACAATCAGGATCTTGGCAGCTGACGTTGAAACTCATGCAAGCCGAAAGCTTGTTTTAGGGTAGAGGCAGCTTCATCAACTATAGCTAGTGCCTCTACAAGCCTAGTGGCAACTGTGGGATCTAAGGTCAGATCTACAGGCGAAGTAGTAGGTACACCCTCGGGAGCCCTTTGAGAAACCGCCGAAGTAGACAAGTGAGTAGAAATTGAGGCTACCACTTTTACCTCAGATGGACACACTTTGTTGCACCTGCATCCAATTTGAGTGATGCAATTTGAACTTGGCTCATTTTCCTTCACTTTCCTCCTCGTCAAGGGGCTAGTCTCATAGTTGCTAAGATTCCTTTTACAAGGAGTCCCTATGAAGTCGTTGAGATTGAATTTCATTTCTACAAAATAAGCTAATGGTCAAAAGACTAAGCAAGCAACCTTGAAATTTTCAAAACCCAACTATCATCCACCTGACACTGAGGACGAGATGAGCTGGAACAAGCTGATACTAATCCAATAGCTCAGCAATGATAGAAGCAATTGGGAGTCTTGGGTGTGCCTTCAAAGTTTCCTTATAGAAGGTGACCTAGTTCTCCCGAGATGTCATTTGATTAGAAGGGCTGGACAACTCCAAGGTGAAAGTTTGAGGGATGTCGTACTCGGCTCGGATCCGCTCGAGGTATGCTTCTATTAGAACACTTTTCTCAACATCCTGGTTCGAAGCAACCTTGAATGGAGCCTGGCTTGACCCCTGGAGGCTCGGTTAGGAGACCTACTCTTTCATTGTCCATGGACCATTCTTCAAGGGGTAAATTCATGGTCAAAcagaaaagaggggaaaaaagataagaaaacctCAAGAAGGTCAAAGGAAGACCAAGAACCTATGACGATGATGGGGCTCCAACAAAATTTTGGCGGACGCATCGGAGATGGATGGCAAAGACAAATGGTGGATTGGTCACCACCACAAGGGTCTAGATGCACTTTTCCTCTATTTCCTTAGCACTCTTGAGCAAAAAGCCAAAATGTGAAAAAGCACAAGGTCTTATATAGGGCCATAAAGGGTTCAGATTGATGTAGCCATTCAAAATTACTAGGCCAATTCTTGAGCACATGTCAGCTAGCCATTCGCCTCCAAACTATCACCATGATTGCAATTGACAAAGTGTCGAATTATTGTATCAAAAATCCTGCCACTTATGATGTCGCTTTTGAGAAAAGTGGACACCAGAACATCTCTCATAATGGTAGTTCCTAGAAGTTTCTTGCAGTAGAAACCAAAAGGATAGTTGGGATGGCTCGATTTCCTGGCTCAACTCTGCAGCTTGGATTCACGGCACACCTCAGTTGGTTGGTGTCACCGACTCTTCTACTTCTTTTGTCCAAGCCAACAAGTAACCTCGATCGGAGAGGTATAGGGCAAGTGATAGCCTCAAAATCGATCATAGCTGATATGGCAGAACCAGCCAACTAGAGCATGCCATGAAGTTTTCACCTTGGCTAACCAACTCCTACCACGTGGTCAATCCAAAGGCATGTGGAGATGCCAAATCTCACCCCATTTGGCTATTGCTGGCCTACAATGGCAAATGGTTTCAGTAACCATGAGATACGTGGGAATTGCCACATAGGAGAATCATCCAGATGATATCTTTCAGACATGCAAACGGTTGTTAAAACAATCGATTTGCacgtctcaaggttctctagtgTTGGGTGGCAATCCTCGCCTATATAAATTGCTCCAAGAGGACTCTTTCTCACTCGGGggctatttcactctgccataggtCGAAAAAGGACTTTTGACTCCACGAAGGAAGACACGGGGGGTAAGTTCTAAGCTCCAAGTTCTAACTTGAAATCTCTCTACTGTAAGTGCTCTAGAGTTTTCATCTCTCTGCCACTAACACAATACCTCCACTGTTTTCCAGAGAGTTATCTGGCTTAAGTATCGAAAGGTCCCCTATCGAACACTCTCCGACAAGAGGGTTTTTCTGTCTATGGTGTTTCAGGACTAGGCCCAATGTTGGAACAAAGGTCTGATTgtgatttttttctcttatgcCTCAGCCACTAATCAGATATGATCAACCTAGTTGCGACCACATCCAAGCCCCGGCAACCATCATCCACCAGCTAGGAAGGTGCACCGAGATGTTTGGCCAACTCCTTCTGTCCATGCAGCACTTTGTCGAGCTTTGCAGCACACCAATCAGCTCAAAATTTTAACCAGCCCACCACAGCAACACTGATGCTATAAGAAATTCACCTATATGCATAAGCTACTCAAGAAAATAGCAAAGGCACAATTGTTCTTTTTACAGATAGTGTTAATATATATGTTACACCatgcaaagaaaaaaagagaCATACAGAGGACTGATGGTGTGGGCTGGAAGGGAGGGAGGGCTACAAAATCTGCTCTTTATTTATGTATTGATTAGTCAAAGAGGTTTCCAGAAACAAAGTAAATAATTTGTGAGCTTGAAGATGCCAATGGCAGATTTGGTAAAATCTTTTAACTGTTCATGCTAGAGACCTGGATTCATCCCCACATTCTCCTAATAAAAGTAGGTGACACTCTGCACCTTCTTCTCGTAATATactgaagaaaagaaaatcatGGGCATGGTGGGACTGAAAGCATGCACATTGATAGAGATATGGACATTTTTAAATGCACTGAGCATATTCCAATGGCCTAGGATACTTCCATACAATAATTTGAGCACATTCTAGTTCTTTTTATTGAATTTTGTCCATTTTGGTGCCATTCAACACATTAGAGACCACCAACAGATTTTTTTGCTTCCTCTCTGGGACGTTAAACATCGTACTTTGTTCAACATTGTGGTTTCCCAACTTATATGGATGCTCATGTTTTGTACTATTTGCGTCATTCAAATTCTAGCAATAAAATTGTACCTAACTCATCTTTCTCTTCATGGATAGACATGCAGATTCTGCATGACAAATATGAACTCCTACATTTAGAGATTTAGCAGTTGAACAATTGATCCTAATGACTTTATCTTCCAGACAGCGGATAGAGATTTCTATTCAGGTGCCAGTTCTTTTAATCTGGTTGCTTGTACCAAACCATCTTATTTGCTTGTACACACCCAAAGGAAGTGACACATAGATGAGACTCCATGCATGAGCGAGAACCATGACCAACTAGATATGGTATTGGGATTTAGTCCCAGTAATTTAACAGCTTTTTGTCATGTTAAACCCATGTTTTAGGTGCTTCGACTTTGGATATGAATCTCTGTGCAAACTTAAATGTGAACAATGCTTTGCTTCAGTGCATGCTTAAAAGAGTAAGTTTTTGTTGGGCATTTTTTAATTGTGCCGACTTTGAGATACATCTCAAGCAGGAGGTGCTAATTCAGCTAAATGTGGAATCCATAATTATATAGCTGCTTAAGCTTCTAAAGGCCACATAGTTTACAGCTTTCTCTTTGATGGCATAGTTGATGATgcatccagaatgtaggagagtAATACTTAAATAGGGGACAGGACTTCATCATTTTCATTACCCTTTAAGCTCTAGATGTGTGAGAAAAAGTTCTTGTTTTGGGCACTTTGTTGTGGGGGTTGCAAGTGATATCACATTTTATTTAAAACATTAATTGTATGGTACAGTAATGATGTATCAGCAGCCAGCATGCAGGTGCTGTTTTTCCTCTTTCAGTTGATGTTGTAGCCTCCATGTGTCAACTCGTGTAGTGAAGAACTTAATACATGTTACAATACTATTATGCACATTGTGATACTGGAAAGATGATGCACCCTAATATCTTGGCAAAATTTCGaacatatttatttttgtaatagtATGTATCAAAACCTATTGGAAGAAATCTTGTTCGGTTGCTTTACGTCATATAATTGTACTTTTTTAGCCTTAGGTGCCTGATTGGCTTGAACTGTTCCAATGATCGCTTTGCTATGAACTACATGCTTATTTATGACCTTTTTGCCATGTATGGTAATTTTGCTATTGTAAGAAAtgcataatttaatattaattacatTGTGCAAATAGAGAGCAAGTTTGGATACCATATAGTCTATCACACTATACTCCATAACTCTCTTCAAAAATGTTAGCTGATTTGACCTTGATGTTGACTGTTGTTCATGGCTTATCCCCCAGCATAAGAACAGGGTCATTTAATCAGTTTGCTTAGCTTGATTTGAGTCATGAACCTTAccagtatcatcaacattatagcTGATATGATGGAAAATTTCCATAATAATATAGGTCTTATTTTTCCTAGTACTTCTATTTGGTACCATCAACACCATAGATTATGTTGCTGTGCAAGTTGGCAATATTGCATTGGTTTTGTGTCAGAAACTTAATGAATACCTTAATATTCAGATATGCCACTTCAGTTGTCCCAATTGGTGCTATGTTTGCAATGACTCTTTGGCTGGGAAATAGTGCGTATCTCTACATATCTGTTGCATTTGCACAGATGTTGAAAGCTACTAGTAAGTATCAAGTTCCTCGATTTTTCTTTGACTGCACTGATCTATCTTTTATGGCAGTTGTTTCTGTATGATGGTTCACAATGAATGTTTTGGAATATGCTTTCTTGAGTTTTGCAGTGCCTGTGGCTGTGTTTGTTCTCGGAGCAGCAGCTGGTCTTGAAGCAATGAGTCGTAGAATGTTCTTAATAATGTCGGTCATCAGTTTTGGAGTCGTTGTGGCTTCTTATGGTGAAGTTAGCATTAGTTGGGTTGGAGTGGTTTACCAGATGGGCGGTGTTGTTGGTGAAGCTCTGAGGCTCGTCTTTATGgaaatttttgttaaaaaaaagggTGTTCGACTAAATTCGATATCTATGATGTATTATGTTAGCCCATGCAGGTATTTTATTTTGTTATTGCATCTGGGGTTTATGAAGCCTTTCTCTTGCCTAATATATTTCATTTTTCTCTATGCAGTGCAGTGTGTCTCTTTGTTCCATGGATATTTTTAGAGAAACCAAAGATGGATTCCAGCGGCCCTTGGAACTTCCCACCAGTTATATTATTCCTCAACTGCCTTTGCACTTTTGTGCTCAATCTGTCAGTTTTCCTTGTCATCTCTCATACAAGTGCACTGACAATTCGTGTTGCTGGAGTTGTCAGGGACTGGGTTGTAGTTCTACTTTCTGCTTTGCTTTTCTCTGATACAAAGCTGACATTAATAAACCTAGTTGGTTATGGTATAGGTATGATATCTTAGCCTACTTTCAATGAATTTACTTTCCTTGCAATTTATTATTAAGCAGTTACCTTTGGAAAGACTACTAAGGACCGGATTATTATTATGACtattatcatcatcattattattattattttcttccaaAGTCAAAGACAGAGAAAGTGGTTATTTCTGGGATGAATATTGGCTTCTTAATTTGCCATCTTATCTTTCGTagtcctcatttttttttttttttttgtaaagccTAGCTcatattgtattcatctgtgaaACTGCATAAACACTTTTCAGGAAGGGAGAAAGAGAAAGGGCTCACTTGGTATTGCTTCTGTTTTCTGTTATTGTTTTCGAAatctaagaagaaaaaaagatctaGACAGAAGAACATCTATGATAAAAAGCCTTTTTCCCTTTTATTAAGTTGTTTGTAAGATCTTTAGATCTTTTAGTAGCAAAGGTTTGTTTCTTTCTTAAATGTTGGAAAATAAAAGGCAAGGAATGGCAAAAATTTTGGACAAATGCTATCTCCAATGCAATCTCTGTATGATATTTCAATAATTTGCAGAGAAATAAGAACACAAATGAGAACAATGCCAAACAGGCCCTTAACTACTAGATTGTTTCCTTCAAACCCCAAATCCTTCCCTTTTAACCATTTATCTTTAGGTAATTATGTGTGAAAGGTGCATGCTTatttaatgaaaagaaaaaaacatgTACATGGTCCAACTTGTTCGCTCACATGTATTGGAATCTGCAGCTATTGTCGGTGTGGCAGCATACAATAATCACAAGCTAAGAAAGGAAGCACAGAGAATGAGCTTGGAGGTACGTGTTGACAATAACAATGTAGAAAAATCTCCAGATCAAGAAGTTCAGATTGCCTTACTACCTCCGAAGGAAGACAAATAGAATGATTCTTACATGATTCTGAGGTAAGATTACAGTCAGTTGCATGGACGTCCTTTTCTGTTTCTCCCTCCTCAGCTGTAATGATGCTTGTTTCACTGTAACCAAGGAGAGCAAGTTCTAATTTGACAATTAAGCAACCAACTCATCCTCAACCATACTTCTGTCATCATCAAATACTTTGCAGTCAAGGCGGGCTTAATATCTGCAAAGTTTGAACTACCATTTCTGTAAGGCGCCGGCGGAGATTTCGTGGAACATGAACCCATGAAAATAGAAGATTCATTGTGAACAGATCTGATTGTGGTACTGGAGACAACTGATGCATTCAATTTTCCCGTTTTCATTTCTCTAGGCTTTCCATGTATGTCAAACATCTGTGAGAGGTCAGGACTTTTGTCCCCAGTAGCTGATTGCAGTTGTACTTTCACAGCAGATTTGTGTTATACCATTGTTCTgggatcaaaaataatatttgtaaCGTTTACAGAAAGTTTTATCTGCTGTTGATTATTTATATCAATTTTACTTTGTTTTCCTAAATGTTTTGAATCTGTTGTGTTGATTTCTGCATCAAGTATGATGGATGTCTAAACATAGATGATTGTTAACATGTATCCAAGTCCCATAGAAGAGTCGTGTAAGCTGCACCAAAGGTGGGATGCTGTCACCGCTGATGCCAATACCGTTGAGCAGCCATTACTTGTATCCAACTCCATGACAAAAGAACTCCATAATGCTTTATTATCTAGCACACATACTTGCTACTGCAGGACTTAAAATATTCTTTTGGCTGGGCTATCCATTCAATGGAACTGTTGGTTTCATCAGAACCCTAAATCTTCATGTTTGGAAACTAATTTATAATGCTACATAAAATCTTAATGTCATATACCTTTTCTCTCTTCAATCTATCCCTTGAAGACCATTGACTATTGATATGCCTTGAAATCGACCATAGCAGACATGGCACATTGATCAATCAAAGCTTGCTACAAATCTTTGTTCGACCGATCAATGTCTGTCATATGGCTGATCTAGGGTTGCATGGAGATTTCAAAATCTCTATCTAGTTGGTGATGGCTTAGCCAATAATCATGAGGTGAGATGCACAGGATGTGTGCAAGACTTTCGGCATGTACGATCAACTATCAAAAATGGTGGATCCACGTCTGAATTCTTGGACAATGGGTATCAACCTTTGTTCGTGGATTCCTCAAGGTGGTACTTTTGAGTCATCATATGCATGGCATCATTATTTTGCCATTCTCACAACATCTTCACCTTTCTTTGAGAGTTCGTTTGATTTAGGCATTAGAGCATCCTCCTCTGGACATTCGTAGTAAGAAGATTTTTTCATCTTTGTATTATTTTAGGCTAGATCGGCATTGCTGTGAAGATCTGAACATGGCCTCCTCACCTTGGCCTCATCTTGAGAGTAAGTCACAATGCAACGATCACCATCTGAGCTTGGGAGCCATCGCATGAGTTCCCTCAAAGGCAAATTGCGATCTCTAGCTGACCTCTCTAGTTTGCTCAACTATTCATTCGAGCCCTCCAATAGAACTACCAGCTCTGTGTCCTGATTGGACCGATTTCCAATGGTAATAGATTGGTACAAGAGGAACCACCTTAAACCTATAACCTTATGTGAATTAAGTACATATCCCACTTTCCTTCTTTGCCAGATTTGAGCTCCTTTAGCAATGATCTCACCAATTGGACATGTCTCACAACGGCCTCTCCAGGTTGGGATGACCTAAGTGGAGATACTGGCCCTCACGTTGAAGTCTTGGCAAGCTAACCAACCTATGTAGGTTGGGAGACTCAAGTGGAGATACTGGCCCTCAAGCTAAAGATTTGATGAGCTAACTGACTTCTTTAGGTTAGGACGGCCTAGCTAGAGATACCAGCTGTTGCATCGAATATTTGGTGAGTTAACTGACTTTTCCAGATTGGGATGATCCTAGTGGAGATACAACCCT contains these protein-coding regions:
- the LOC105035150 gene encoding probable sugar phosphate/phosphate translocator At3g14410 isoform X1, with the translated sequence MDRSGPSQGGKTVALADRNRRWREGGLTYAYILLYIALSSGQIFFNKWVLSSKQINFPYPVGLTLLHMLFSSVLCFVLTKVFKVIKIEGGVTPEIYATSVVPIGAMFAMTLWLGNSAYLYISVAFAQMLKATMPVAVFVLGAAAGLEAMSRRMFLIMSVISFGVVVASYGEVSISWVGVVYQMGGVVGEALRLVFMEIFVKKKGVRLNSISMMYYVSPCSAVCLFVPWIFLEKPKMDSSGPWNFPPVILFLNCLCTFVLNLSVFLVISHTSALTIRVAGVVRDWVVVLLSALLFSDTKLTLINLVGYGIAIVGVAAYNNHKLRKEAQRMSLEVRVDNNNVEKSPDQEVQIALLPPKEDK
- the LOC105035150 gene encoding probable sugar phosphate/phosphate translocator At3g14410 isoform X2, translated to MDRSGPSQGGKTVALADRNRRWREGGLTYAYILLYIALSSGQIFFNKWVLSSKQINFPYPVGLTLLHMLFSSVLCFVLTKVFKVIKIEGGVTPEIYATSVVPIGAMFAMTLWLGNSAYLYISVAFAQMLKATMPVAVFVLGAAAGLEAMSRRMFLIMSVISFGVVVASYGEVSISWVGVVYQMGGVVGEALRLVFMEIFVKKKGVRLNSISMMYYVSPCSVSLCSMDIFRETKDGFQRPLELPTTIVGVAAYNNHKLRKEAQRMSLEVRVDNNNVEKSPDQEVQIALLPPKEDK
- the LOC105035150 gene encoding probable sugar phosphate/phosphate translocator At3g14410 isoform X3; this translates as MDRSGPSQGGKTVALADRNRRWREGGLTYAYILLYIALSSGQIFFNKWVLSSKQINFPYPVGLTLLHMLFSSVLCFVLTKVFKVIKIEGGVTPEIYATSVVPIGAMFAMTLWLGNSAYLYISVAFAQMLKATMPVAVFVLGAAAGLEAMSRRMFLIMSVISFGVVVASYGEVSISWVGVVYQMGGVVGEALRLVFMEIFVKKKGVRLNSISMMYYVSPCSVSLCSMDIFRETKDGFQRPLELPTSYIIPQLPLHFCAQSVSFPCHLSYKCTDNSCCWSCQGLGCSSTFCFAFL